A region from the Onthophagus taurus isolate NC chromosome 8, IU_Otau_3.0, whole genome shotgun sequence genome encodes:
- the LOC111419217 gene encoding protein jagunal isoform X2, producing the protein MATKGLHYIPPGSDGTDHSYRQRIAAQYQISALNKSRLKHSIFFHYMLFFVMLAKLSADILDKLDIFILEIEELRIPQPLWWEYIWCVSLLFSFLGLSSVRKNNPKHMKQYLFGLIAFGYLPLLYAIIYYFRDVWTYMNADPDEDQEEIDEIHMWVYPMVYYGMYS; encoded by the exons atggcAACAAAAGGACTACATTATATTCCTCCGGGTTCCGACGGAACCGATCATAGCTACAGACAAAGAATAGCGGCCCAATATCAAATAAG tgCTTTGAATAAGTCGAGATTAAAACATTCAATATTCTTTCATTATATGCTGTTCTTTGTAATGTTAGCTAAATTATCTGCTGACATATTAGATAAattagatatatttatattagaaATTGAGGAATTAAGGATTCCTCAACCGTTATGGTGGGAATATATATGGTGTGTTAGTCTATTATTCTCGTTTTTGGGTTTATCATctgtaagaaaaaataatccaaaacatatgaagcaatatttatttggtttGATCGCTTTTGGCTATTTACCATTACTTTATGcgatcatttattattttagagatGTATGGACTTATATGAACGCTGATCCTGATGAGGATCAAgaagaaattgatgaaatacACATGTG ggTTTACCCTATGGTTTATTATGGTATGTATTCATAA
- the LOC111419217 gene encoding protein jagunal isoform X1, with the protein MATKGLHYIPPGSDGTDHSYRQRIAAQYQISALNKSRLKHSIFFHYMLFFVMLAKLSADILDKLDIFILEIEELRIPQPLWWEYIWCVSLLFSFLGLSSVRKNNPKHMKQYLFGLIAFGYLPLLYAIIYYFRDVWTYMNADPDEDQEEIDEIHMWQGLPYGLLWYVFIIGALQVHSFSMYFALNLIKAWKSRGARKID; encoded by the exons atggcAACAAAAGGACTACATTATATTCCTCCGGGTTCCGACGGAACCGATCATAGCTACAGACAAAGAATAGCGGCCCAATATCAAATAAG tgCTTTGAATAAGTCGAGATTAAAACATTCAATATTCTTTCATTATATGCTGTTCTTTGTAATGTTAGCTAAATTATCTGCTGACATATTAGATAAattagatatatttatattagaaATTGAGGAATTAAGGATTCCTCAACCGTTATGGTGGGAATATATATGGTGTGTTAGTCTATTATTCTCGTTTTTGGGTTTATCATctgtaagaaaaaataatccaaaacatatgaagcaatatttatttggtttGATCGCTTTTGGCTATTTACCATTACTTTATGcgatcatttattattttagagatGTATGGACTTATATGAACGCTGATCCTGATGAGGATCAAgaagaaattgatgaaatacACATGTGGCAA ggTTTACCCTATGGTTTATTATGGTATGTATTCATAATAGGGGCTTTACAAGTTCATAGCTTTTCAATGTATTTTGCTCTCAACTTGATCAAAGCATGGAAATCCAGAGGTGCCAGAAAAATCGATTAG
- the LOC111419208 gene encoding katanin p60 ATPase-containing subunit A-like 1 yields MEVTIKEICDNIKLAREMSMLGNYESAQVYYEGTIQMLNRFIFTLNEPLRKNKWQQVQRKIVDEYDHVKEISNTLLTFTLDTNIDLPFGRKVTRDEPVKDISEYNSIVDTDPDVWPAPIPAEHGFSNRNGPTKAKSQNSSRRSDSKTKTISRVASSNQTRKLEPIRRNNRKDVERPSSSKGEKVDLGKFEKEIREVEAVDKPEQEEEKKFECHGMERDLVDVLERDIVQKNPNIKWDDIADLAEAKRLLEEAVVLPMWMPDYFKGIRRPWKGVLMVGPPGTGKTMLAKAVATECGTTFFNVSSSTLTSKYRGESEKMVRLLFEMARFYAPSTIFIDEIDSLCSRRGSESEHEASRRVKSELLVQMDGITANNDEPGKVVMVLAATNFPWDIDEALRRRLEKRIYIPLPTQEGREALLKINLREVKLDPDVNIPAIARHLDGYSGADITNVCRDASMMSMRRKIYGLRPDQIRQLPKEELDLPVTRRDFEEAIVKNNKSVSREDLDKYDKWMNEFGSS; encoded by the exons ATGGAGGTCACCATCAAGGAAATTTGTGACAACATCAAACTCGCCAGAGAAATGTCTATGTTGGGCAACTATGAGAGTGCTCAAGTTTACTATGAAGGCACCATACAAATGCTCAATCGATTTATATTCACTTTAAATGAacctttaagaaaaaataaatggcAACAA gttcaaagaaaaattgtaGATGAATACGACCACGTAAAAGAAATAAGTAATACACTCCTCACTTTCACTTTAGACACAAATATAGATCTTCCTTTTGGAAGAAAAGTAACAAGAGATGAACCTGTTAAAGACATATCAGAATACAACAGCATAGTTGATACAGACCCAGATGTTTGGCCAGCACCAATTCCAGCCGAACACGGATTTTCCAATCGAAATGGTCCAACAAAGGCGAAATCTCAAAATTCCTCACGTCGTTCAGATTCGAAGACAAAAACTATTTCCAGAGTTGCATCATCGAATCAGACTCGAAAATTAGAACCAATTAGGCGCAATAACAGAAAGGATGTTGAAAGGCCTTCTTCTTCAAAAGGTGAAAAAGTTGATTTGGGAAAGTTTGAGAAAGAAATTCGCGAAGTTGAAGCGGTGGATAAACCAGAAcaagaagaagagaaaaaattCGAATGTCATGGTATGGAACGCGATTTAGTCGATGTTTTGGAACGtgatattgttcaaaaaaatccGAATATTAAATGGGATGACATTGCTGATTTAGCTGAAGCTAAACGACTTCTTGAAGAAGCTGTCGTACTTCCAATGTGGATGCCtgattattttaaaggtaTAAGAAGGCCATGGAAAGGTGTTTTAATGGTTGGTCCACCTGGTACTGGAAAAACAATGTTAGCAAAAGCTGTAGCTACAGAATGtggtacaacattttttaatgtatccTCATCAACTTTAACATCAAAATATCGTGGTGAATCAGAAAAAATGGTTCGACTTCTATTCGAAATGGCAAGATTTTACGCACCCAGTACAATATTTATCGACGAAATCGATTCTTTGTGTTCGCGAAGAGGTTCAGAATCTGAACATGAAGCTTCTCGTCGAGTTAAATCCGAACTATTAGTACAAATGGATGGCATAACTGCAAATAATGATGAACCAGGAAAAGTTGTTATGGTTTTAGCTGCAACAAATTTTCCATGGGATATCGACGAGGCTTTAAGACGTCGTttagaaaaaagaatttacaTCCCCCTCCCCACACAAGAAGGTCGCGAAGcattacttaaaattaatttaagagAAGTCAAATTAGATCCCGACGTTAACATCCCGGCGATAGCACGACATTTAGATGGATACTCCGGTGCTGATATTACAAACGTTTGTCGTGACGCTTCCATGATGTCTATGCGTCGAAAAATTTATGGGTTACGCCCCGATCAAATTCGTCAACTTCCAAAAGAAGAGTTAGATTTGCCTGTTACTAGACGAGATTTTGAGGAGgctattgttaaaaataataaaagcgtTTCCAGAGAAGATTTAGATAAATATGATAAGTGGATGAATGAATTTGGATCATCATGA